The genomic window GGTCTCTTTGCCATTCCACTTCTGCACTTGCACCAATGACCCTTTCTCCAAGGTTACAACACTCTGCGAATTCCAAGAGAAGAGTTTCAGACTGCAGGCTGAGCTTTGCAGTTTAGAGCAGCAATTCACATTGCATTCAGCAAGATATGCACTCGGGCATAATGGCATGCTCACTGACATTATATTCAGCACTATACTGTGTCTTCTTTCAGTGCTTTATTTCAATAGTTTGGAAAACTCAAGGTGCACTAAGGGAGTAGGTAAAAATTCCCCTGGTGTTTTTCTACGAGATGTTCAGACCACTCAGAAATCATCAGCCCACTTACCTTGACTTTCCGGTCATCTGCTGTTGTTTCATCAAACTGCTGGCCCAGTTTGAAGGAGATGGTTGTATTTTTGAAGGTGCTTTCAGTTCTGATGGTCACTATGTCCCCTTTCATACTGATGATCACATCAGGCCTTGCCAGGCCACCTAGTTTCCGGGCAGCTAACCCCACTCCTGgaaaccagaaacaaaaaaaatcattatattCCAGCAGCAAGAAACTCAGTATCCTCTCATGATCCTTCAGTGGAAGAATAAGGAAGAGTTTCTTCTTCAATACTTCAATGCCTGATTTAGATGAAACACTCGTTCCTTAGATGAGACACTACTGAGACAGAGGTAGGAATGGGAACCTCAGTGTTCAGGGgctgaggcagccccagctgatGAGAGTCACCTTCAGCAGGAAGTAAAGATATACACAATTATAGAGCTGTGCACATTTAGCTAAGAAGAAACATGGTTGGTTACAAATCTGCATTAATTAAATATAGATAGAATAAGTAGAAAAACTAAGAGGAAGAGTCTGGTTCTCataaaaatttgtaaaaatcctttaaaaaaaatccttgacaAATCTGAGAATTTGTACCTTTGTTAATAGCTGCAAGGAAGAAACTGGACACTGAATTGCCAATATGCTGGTGCTTGTTCATTAAAACATACTGAAGACTGGGTAATTCCTAAGTTGTTATTAACATCCTTTTAGGATCCTGGCATCTAAACCTCTGTGAGAAGTACAAGTATGAAATATAAAAAACATTGAGGTATAAGGGCTGAGAGCTGCAAAGAGCTTCCAGGAAAATCCCATACCAAAAGCCTTTTGTATTTGCCTAGTCCTTTCCAGTCCAGTTCATTGTCTACAGGCTGTGAGGTTTGGGGCAAGTAGGAATGAAGCCATTGGTGATGTATCACTGCTTCATAAGAGCAGAAAAGGGATAGCTGCAGTTAGTGCCTTTGTTAATGCTATGCCACACTCAGATGAAAAGATCTGTAAAAAAGGGTATAAAGTTATCCAAAAAGTAAAACTGTTTGCAATAATTATTCCATACTAAGCAATTCTGTTCAGATGTTCAGAAAAATATCTGCAGCTGGACTGTCCTCCCACATTCACCCTGGCTAATTAATTAACTTCAATTCTTTTGTTATTTAGTCTAACATTTCAAATAAAGGGAATCAGTGAATCATTTATAGAGCACAAGCAATGCAGTAGCTGACTGCCTGTGCACTTGGCATACAGGAATGAAGCcagcattaaaatgaaaaacaatgcTTAATTTGTTACGTTCCTGGCATTCTTCAGTAACAGATAGATTCATTCACAGTATTTAGATGTCTGAAACTACAGTGTCATGAGACATCAGCTCCATTATATATTGTGAATTATCATAAGTCACAAGTTTAATAGTGCAATCAAGAGgatacaaaaaaaatctgtatccCCATAGATTACTCTCATGACAGAAAAACATATTAGATTGATTCATATCAGTTAGGCAGAAGTAAATTTATAGTACTAATTCATCACCTACCTTTTTCAATTTGGAtgctaaagaaaagaaattaaattatattagaAGAGTAATTAAGAGCTTTTTTTGGCAAGAAAGAAGGCAGCATCCGTGAGCAGAGCCTTCCCAAACTTACTAACTAACTAACTTACTAACAAAAAATTtactaacaaaaaagaaaaacgaacaaacaaaaacaaacaaacaaacccagaacATTTCTCACCCAATTCTTTCATATAGTCATCAAAATTTTCACTGGAGATGAGTTTCCAGGTTCCCACAAATCGGTTACACATGGTTCAGGCTTTGTGAGGCGCTGGtcctgcagagagaggcagtggccacagcagctcttGGTGGCAGTCAGAGATTGTGTGCCCCAGTGAGGTTTAGTGGTCTCCCTTTAAAGAGGTCCCGTGCCTGTGGCAGTGGGGGTTGGCCAATAGGGGAGGCAGTACCAGGGCGAGACAATGTGCACCTTGTGCAGGGCAGCCGTGCCAGCAGCAAGGCTCTGGGTGACGCTGCCTTGGCTCCTTCACTGAGCACACCAGGGAcgcctggggatggggaagggatggggatggggaagggatggggatggggatggggatggggatgggatggggatggggatggggatggggatggggatggggatggggatggggatggggatggggatggggatggggatggggatggggatgggatgggatgttACCACTGCACCTGCAGAGAGGTCAGGGCACACTGCAGGGGGgtgtcagcagcacagagacaaGTACAGGAGCACTGCCTCCCTACAAAACCCAGCTCCCACTGTCCTTCCAATACTATTGTCCTGCAGTCACTATAGAGAACAGAAATCTATAACAGCCATCTCATCCTACTGCCTGACCAACCCAGGGCTGACCAAAACTTACAACATGTTGTTAAGCCATTGTCCAAATGACTCTAAAACAGTGACTGGCCTGGGGTTGGACCACCTCTCTAGGAAGCCTGTTTCAGTGTATGACCAGTGTCTCACTAAAGAAGTGCTTCCTAATGACAGATCTGAACCTCCCTTGACACAGCTTTGAACCATTCCCATACATCCTATCCCTGGACACCAGGGAGAAGAGATCAGCACCTTCCCCTCCACTTCCCCTCCTCAGGAGGCTGTAGGGTGTTACCACTATTGTCACCTCTGAGCTAGTCAGATAAATCAAAGCCATGTGGATTGTGCGAAGGAACGGTCAAGAAGATGATGTACAAAATGGTTTGTTGggtgtttttcttcctttcatgaTCCATCCTGGAAAAGGTCTGtattttttatcatttaaaGGCAGAACTGAGTTATCCTGTTCTGTTTTCTCCCTTTCCATCAGAGAAATGATCTCAAGCTGTGGGTTCTTCCCTGCACATATCCCAGACAGGATcacaagaagaagaagcagaCAATACTTGCTGGCTCCCTTTTACAACCTGGCATATTCAGAAGAACAGTGCATCAGTGGAGATCAGCTCTCGTGCCTGACAGGTGGACGGCACGAAAAGAGGCTGAGTCATTAAAGTTCTTATTCTTAGTTTAAAGTCACGTGGTGAGAGGCAAGAAGCTTTGCTGACTTGACAGGGGGACAtattctgtttccttttttctttctgcacatGGGTAGTTAATCTGTCAGAAAGTAAAGGGAAGATTTAAGCCAGCAGAATCATATAAGGCATTGCATTCAAATGTGTCCTACTATTGTCAGATTTCCTCAGGTTTCCCGGCTTCCATGAAGAAATGCCACAATCTCCTTGGTTCTGTGCACTGTTTATACTAGGGAGCCCTGATCTGGACTCAGCATTCCAGCTGTGGCCAGCTGAGTGCAGAAtagaagggaaggaaaatctCCTTCAACCTCACACACTcctaatgcagcccaggacatcaCTCACCTTTGCTGCCAACGCATGTTCCTGGTTCATATTCAGCTTGGTGTACACCAGGACCACCAGAACATTTTCTGCCATGCTGAAATTGAAAGATTGAAAGATtagagttttttgttttgttttggatttttgttttgttttgttttgttttgttttgtttttaaatccaCATTTAGAACTATTGTCTAATGGTTAGTAAAAAACAGACGCAAAGAAATCATAAACCACATGTGTATGTGACAGGCAGGAATTTAAAGCTTTGTAACTAAAGACACCTCAACTATTTAGCACAAGACCACATCAGATGTAAGTCTGTCCTTCCTCTTCCTAAACTATCTTCCTGGGGAAAATTATTGCTTAGTACATGCAAAGATTAGAGGCTTCTTTCCAACTTAGGTGAACAATAGCTACCTGTTTGTCTTTTTTGTATGACTGTAATTTCTGGGTTATGGCAACCTATGAAGACTCTTCAGATCTACATTTTAAGGGCAGAGATACTGGGATTATAGGTTGTGGGACCAAATTTCTTGTGTTTAGAGTTGAAAGAATGAGATGGAAATGGTGGTGTGCCAAGGAAGGTGAGGTCTAGCTCCTGATTGAAAGCTGTCGTAAGCAAGAAGGGgaacacactggaacaggcaATTAATAGAGTCTGAGGAGTGAAATTGTTGTAGTCTGTGGTTTACATGGTGGTTGTGGGAAATAAGAAGGTCTTCAGTCACGTATTTTGGTGGCATATGCCACATGTTTTTAAACCCTTCAATAATAACATCAGCAGGGGAAGCTGAAAAGAGCTTCCCTTGCTGCACAGGTCTAATGACAGCTCAGTGTGGGGAGCAAAAGTCTGGAGTGATTAAAAATATAATCACGGAAAAGAACTCTTTCTCCCCCACAATAGGAAGCAGGTGCTGTATCTGTAATAAGTAAGTAAATGTCAGTCTTTGAAGGTGTTGTCCACACAAAACTCTTCTAAAGCAGAGATGAATAATATCACATTTTGTATAAAGAATAGCTAGGTCTTTTATCCCATCtctgaaaatgagaaaactaCTTCTAAATGAAACTATccattttttctctgaaaatgagaaaactaCTTCTAAATGAAACTATCCATTATTGCTCAAGaaataatatgaaaatatgCTACCGTTGCTCCTCAGGCAttctttgttcttttatttAATTGTCTTATCCACATAAAGACACTTTAACAAGACAAGGCTGGTGCCTTTGGGAATAAAAGATGATTGGGATGTTGTAAAATTAGGCCCAAAGAAATTCAAGAAGAGCAAATTAGTCAGAATAGAACAGCTACACTGCAGTACCAGTAACCTTAAGAACAAAAGTAACAGAGAATTTATTCAGACAAAACCCCAGTCTTAAGCAGTCTCAAACAATGTTGACATTGCTACCATCTATCTCTTTGTCACCAAGAAAAAACAGTACTTTCATTTAAAGGACTTGCAGTTTAGAAAGAACAAGATCAGGGAATTATATCTCAGTGGAAATAATTGTGGAAACCAATCTTTTCTTGGagtttaaagcagaaaaaagcatcAAGGATTGTGAGTACATATGATAAGGGAGAGCCTTGATTCCCTTGTTTTGCTTATAGTTCATGTAAAACAGGATTTAAAACATTGAACTTGGAGATTATGAAGAAATGCAAGAGATAAAGGTAAAAATTGATAGAAATAGAGAACTAAGAATCCAGAGATTAATTAGAGATAAAGATAACatttaaagaaatacagaaagtaAACATATGAATTTATTTAAAGGAAATATGATCTAGGCAAATCCAAGGCCCAAGAAGTCTAAATAGATTCCCAGGGGAGcaatgaagaaaacagaaatagaagGGGAGAACAGAGGTCAAAGAGGGACTTGCTGTGAGGACACCAAGGATGTTTTAGCATTGACTCTATGAAGCTGAAGGATCAACTATGAACATGGGGCCAGCGGCCTCTCTTTTCCCTGTAGCTACATTGGAGGGTGCAAAGAGCTTCTTGTCCCTTAGCTGGAGCATCCTACAGAACCAGACTgggacagctgggcagggggaatGAGTCCAGACTGCACTGCACACACAGGGCTTGACTGGCCAGGACACAGAAGTCCTTCCAGCTCTTTCCAATGGAAATAatagttaaaagaaaaagagaaaaacaattgATAGATCGATGATCTGATAAGCCTTTCTTCATCTTTCTCCTGAATTGCCAAAAATCTGTGGGTGTGAGTTGCCCTTCCCTTTTGTTGTCCAAGAAACCTGTAAAGGAGTAGTGGGTGAATGTGGAGAGGGGCAGAGATCTCCTCCTTACAGCATTCAAGGTGCCTGCTGTGATAAGTGTGCTGCCCATGGGGTTGTAGGGGTTCAGTAGGATCCTTCTTTGGCAGAAAGGAGTGCTCTGGGGTGGTTACTGACTTTTGGACAATAGTTCAGCATGAcagaagagagagggagacctgtgctgctctccagggaagGACAAGACACTGATCTGACTTTAGCCCTTAGAAATGTGTGTCCCACCTCCATC from Agelaius phoeniceus isolate bAgePho1 chromosome 1, bAgePho1.hap1, whole genome shotgun sequence includes these protein-coding regions:
- the LOC129122329 gene encoding myelin P2 protein-like, with the protein product MCNRFVGTWKLISSENFDDYMKELGVGLAARKLGGLARPDVIISMKGDIVTIRTESTFKNTTISFKLGQQFDETTADDRKVKSVVTLEKGSLVQVQKWNGKETTIKRRLVDGKMVVEYAMKGVVCTRVYERV